The following proteins are co-located in the Mesorhizobium australicum WSM2073 genome:
- a CDS encoding LysR family transcriptional regulator, with amino-acid sequence MRFKGLDLNLLVVLDALLAERNLSAAARRINLSQPAMSAAVARLRDFFGDELFSMNGRERILTSRAIALAPAVRDALLRIQSSIISSDPFDPSRSDRRFRIIISDFATLVFFEKVVERVAREAPAVTFELLPLDDNPDELLRRGDIDFVILPDMFMSGAHPSVALFDEKLVCVGCAANKQLPRQLTFERYLSMRHVCVRFGRWRKPSIEELFLLEHGLKRRVEVEVQGFSMVPPMVSGTARISSVPLRLVKHFERTFPLKVVELPLPLPVFTEAVQWLANHNSDPASIWMREIMVQEASRLATPANPREAPSAPGLVSAVTAHTHVA; translated from the coding sequence ATGCGTTTCAAGGGGCTTGATCTCAACCTTCTCGTTGTGCTGGACGCATTGCTGGCCGAGCGCAATCTCTCGGCGGCGGCACGCCGCATAAACCTAAGCCAGCCGGCCATGAGTGCGGCTGTCGCCCGGCTGCGCGACTTTTTCGGTGATGAACTGTTCAGTATGAACGGTCGAGAGCGCATCCTGACCTCACGAGCGATTGCACTTGCCCCCGCAGTCCGCGACGCTCTCCTGCGTATCCAGTCCTCGATTATTTCTTCGGATCCGTTTGACCCGTCTCGATCCGATCGACGCTTCAGGATCATTATTTCCGATTTCGCCACGCTCGTTTTTTTTGAAAAAGTCGTGGAGCGTGTCGCTCGTGAAGCCCCCGCCGTCACGTTCGAATTGCTGCCACTCGATGACAACCCGGACGAGCTCCTCCGGCGCGGCGACATCGACTTTGTAATTCTTCCGGATATGTTCATGTCGGGCGCGCATCCAAGCGTGGCGCTTTTCGATGAGAAGCTGGTATGCGTGGGTTGTGCCGCCAACAAGCAGCTGCCACGGCAGCTTACATTTGAGAGATACCTGTCGATGAGGCACGTCTGCGTCAGGTTCGGACGTTGGCGCAAGCCCTCTATCGAGGAACTGTTCTTGCTCGAGCACGGCCTAAAAAGACGTGTCGAAGTCGAGGTGCAGGGCTTCAGCATGGTGCCGCCAATGGTGTCCGGCACAGCTCGTATTTCGTCCGTGCCCCTCCGGCTGGTTAAGCACTTCGAAAGAACGTTCCCCCTTAAGGTCGTCGAACTTCCACTGCCGCTTCCCGTTTTCACCGAAGCCGTCCAATGGCTGGCCAACCACAACAGCGATCCGGCCAGCATCTGGATGCGGGAGATAATGGTGCAGGAAGCATCCCGGCTTGCTACTCCTGCGAATCCACGAGAGGCCCCCAGCGCTCCTGGACTTGTGTCGGCCGTTACCGCCCACACTCATGTTGCCTGA
- a CDS encoding beta-ketoacyl-[acyl-carrier-protein] synthase family protein, giving the protein MDRRVVITGLGGLCGLGTDVGSIWKGMREGRSAIGPIINAQLHGLEGAIGAEIKTLPEHDIEPRQLLSMGRFSLLAVLAAREAMRQSGLSCDEGNAHRFGAIVGAGFGGYDATEKGYRDVLLGGASRVELFSGVKAMPSAAACQVSMSLGLRGPVFAVTTACASGNHAIASAVDQIKYGRADVMLAGGSDAAFVYMMMKAWEAMRVLAPDTCRPFSADRKGVVLGEGAGMAVLESYEHATARGATILAEVAGIGLSADASHIAAPAVHGPEGAMRACLADAKLNPEDVEYLNAHGTGTKANDQIETAAIKRVFGEHAHSMSVSSTKSTHGHCLGAASAIEMIACVMAIQEGVVPPTANYREPDPDCDLDVTPNVPRERKVRVAMSNAFAMGGTNAVLAFKHV; this is encoded by the coding sequence ATGGATCGCCGGGTCGTCATCACTGGACTAGGCGGGCTGTGCGGGCTGGGCACCGATGTCGGCTCCATCTGGAAAGGCATGCGCGAGGGCCGATCGGCCATCGGTCCGATTATCAATGCACAGCTTCACGGGCTGGAGGGCGCGATCGGCGCCGAGATCAAGACGCTGCCTGAGCACGACATTGAGCCCCGGCAGCTGCTCTCCATGGGACGTTTCAGCCTGCTTGCCGTGCTTGCAGCACGCGAAGCCATGCGACAGTCCGGACTCTCCTGCGATGAAGGCAATGCCCATCGCTTTGGCGCAATAGTGGGTGCCGGCTTCGGCGGCTACGATGCGACCGAGAAAGGCTACCGCGACGTCCTTTTGGGGGGAGCGTCCCGCGTTGAACTGTTCTCGGGAGTAAAGGCGATGCCGAGCGCGGCTGCGTGCCAGGTCAGCATGAGCCTCGGCCTTCGCGGGCCGGTCTTCGCCGTCACCACCGCCTGTGCATCGGGCAATCATGCGATTGCCTCGGCCGTAGACCAGATCAAGTATGGCCGAGCCGACGTGATGCTTGCGGGAGGCAGCGACGCGGCGTTCGTGTACATGATGATGAAGGCATGGGAAGCCATGCGCGTGCTCGCTCCGGACACTTGCCGGCCCTTCTCCGCGGACCGGAAGGGAGTGGTGCTGGGCGAAGGTGCGGGCATGGCCGTACTGGAAAGCTATGAGCATGCTACCGCCCGGGGTGCAACGATTCTTGCCGAGGTCGCGGGCATCGGTCTGTCTGCCGATGCCTCCCACATCGCCGCGCCGGCAGTTCACGGGCCGGAAGGCGCGATGCGCGCCTGCCTTGCCGATGCGAAACTGAATCCAGAGGACGTCGAGTACCTGAACGCGCACGGCACCGGCACCAAGGCCAACGATCAAATCGAAACGGCGGCGATCAAGCGAGTCTTCGGTGAGCATGCTCATTCGATGTCCGTCTCTTCCACCAAATCCACCCACGGTCACTGCCTAGGTGCAGCCAGCGCGATTGAAATGATCGCCTGTGTGATGGCGATTCAGGAGGGCGTGGTACCTCCGACCGCCAACTATCGCGAGCCAGACCCCGATTGCGATCTCGATGTCACGCCCAACGTGCCGCGCGAGCGTAAGGTGCGTGTGGCCATGAGCAACGCGTTTGCCATGGGGGGCACGAACGCAGTTCTAGCGTTCAAGCACGTATAG
- a CDS encoding LysR family transcriptional regulator: MRFRGLDLNLLVVLDALLAERNLSAAARRINLSQPAMSAAVARLRDFFGDELFSMNGRERILTSRAAALGPAVRDALLHIQRTIISSDPFDPARSDRRFRITISDFATLVFFEKVVERVAREAPAVSFELLPVNDSPDELLGRGDVDFVVLPDLFTSSAHSSVALFDERLVCVGCPTNRQLRRQLTFERYLSMRHVSVRFGRSLMPSVEEWFLLEHGLKRRVEVAVQGFSMIPPMVSGTARIATMPFRLVKYFEKTFPLQIVELPLPLPAFTEAVQWPALHNTDPASVWMREVMIQEAARMAVPL; the protein is encoded by the coding sequence ATGCGTTTCAGGGGGCTTGATCTCAATCTTCTCGTCGTGCTGGACGCATTGCTGGCCGAGCGCAATCTCTCGGCGGCGGCACGCCGGATCAATCTCAGTCAGCCGGCGATGAGTGCGGCCGTCGCCCGACTGCGCGATTTTTTCGGCGATGAACTGTTCAGCATGAACGGCCGCGAACGTATTCTGACGTCACGTGCGGCAGCACTTGGCCCCGCAGTCCGCGACGCTCTGCTGCACATCCAACGTACGATTATTTCTTCCGATCCGTTTGACCCGGCTCGATCCGATCGTCGCTTCAGGATCACTATTTCCGATTTCGCCACGCTCGTTTTTTTTGAGAAAGTCGTGGAACGTGTTGCCCGGGAAGCCCCCGCCGTCAGTTTCGAATTGCTGCCTGTCAACGATAGCCCCGATGAGCTCCTCGGGCGCGGCGACGTCGATTTTGTAGTTCTTCCAGATTTGTTCACGTCGAGCGCGCATTCGAGCGTGGCCTTGTTCGACGAGAGGCTCGTATGCGTCGGCTGTCCCACGAACAGGCAGCTGAGACGGCAGCTTACATTCGAGAGATACCTGTCGATGAGGCACGTCTCGGTCAGGTTCGGACGTTCGCTGATGCCGTCCGTCGAGGAATGGTTCTTACTCGAGCATGGTCTTAAAAGACGTGTCGAGGTGGCCGTGCAGGGCTTCAGCATGATCCCACCCATGGTGTCCGGCACGGCTCGTATTGCGACCATGCCCTTCCGGCTGGTTAAGTACTTCGAAAAAACCTTCCCCCTTCAGATTGTGGAACTTCCGCTGCCGCTTCCTGCTTTCACCGAAGCGGTCCAATGGCCAGCACTCCATAATACCGATCCGGCAAGCGTCTGGATGCGCGAGGTAATGATACAGGAGGCAGCTCGCATGGCTGTTCCGCTGTGA
- a CDS encoding LacI family DNA-binding transcriptional regulator, which produces MTQGQPIRIGATAKRPTIADLAREAGVSVATVDRVLNDRLPVRERTARLVHEAAHAIGYHAAGLIKQRLQRDLPQYRLGFILRKPAQHFYQDFAREVKAAVTSAETFYGIPVIEFAPSHSPGELAASLKNLGRRCHAIGMVAPDHPKITAAVEELKAKGIPVFSLLSDFAAGVREGYVGLNNHRVGRTAAWMFSKAAKRPGKVAVFVGSHRFQSHELRESGFRSYFRENEPAFEVLDTLLNFEKRQITYEALLHLMQREPELVGFYVAGGGMEGAISALRDECNGQDLVVIVNEITPESRAALADDIVTMALATPLRRLCHELMLLMDRALKNGTAETSGQTFLPFDIYVPENI; this is translated from the coding sequence ATGACACAGGGACAGCCGATCAGAATTGGCGCGACGGCCAAGCGCCCCACAATTGCCGATCTCGCCCGCGAAGCCGGAGTGAGCGTAGCAACGGTCGATCGCGTCCTGAACGATCGTCTTCCGGTGCGGGAGCGGACCGCGCGGCTGGTCCATGAAGCCGCCCACGCGATCGGCTATCATGCGGCGGGTCTCATCAAACAGCGCTTGCAACGGGACCTGCCGCAGTACCGGCTAGGCTTCATCCTGAGAAAGCCGGCCCAGCATTTCTACCAAGATTTCGCGCGCGAGGTCAAAGCAGCGGTTACTTCGGCCGAGACCTTCTATGGCATTCCGGTTATCGAATTCGCGCCTTCGCATTCGCCCGGGGAGCTGGCGGCTAGCCTCAAGAATCTTGGTAGGCGCTGTCACGCGATCGGCATGGTGGCGCCAGACCACCCTAAGATCACGGCGGCAGTCGAGGAGCTCAAGGCAAAAGGCATCCCGGTTTTCTCGCTGCTTTCTGACTTCGCCGCTGGCGTGCGCGAGGGCTACGTAGGTCTCAACAACCACCGGGTCGGGCGCACGGCAGCTTGGATGTTCTCCAAAGCCGCTAAACGGCCTGGCAAAGTGGCGGTGTTTGTCGGCAGCCACCGTTTCCAGAGTCATGAGCTGCGGGAAAGCGGCTTCCGTTCCTATTTCCGAGAGAACGAGCCAGCATTCGAGGTGCTCGATACGCTCTTGAACTTTGAGAAACGACAGATCACTTACGAGGCGCTACTGCATCTTATGCAGCGGGAACCTGAGCTCGTCGGGTTCTACGTGGCCGGCGGTGGCATGGAGGGTGCCATCTCCGCGCTCCGGGACGAGTGCAACGGTCAGGATCTCGTCGTGATCGTGAATGAAATCACGCCGGAGTCACGGGCGGCTCTCGCGGATGACATCGTCACGATGGCGCTCGCCACACCACTGCGCCGACTTTGCCATGAGCTGATGCTGCTGATGGACCGCGCCCTCAAGAACGGCACGGCGGAGACATCGGGCCAGACATTTCTGCCGTTCGATATCTATGTGCCGGAGAATATCTGA
- a CDS encoding NodA family N-acyltransferase: MRSAVQWRLCWENNLQVADHVELSDFFRKTYGRNGAFGAKPFEGSRSWAGARPELRLIASDPEGVAAHIGILRRFIKVGDVDVLVAELGLYGVRQDLEKLGISFSMRAVYPVLQQMGVPFGFGTVRHAMRNHVERYCREGIATIVPGVRVRSSRANVHHDLPSTRLDDVLVLVSPIGRSMDEWPSGTLIDRNGPEL, encoded by the coding sequence ATGCGCTCTGCCGTGCAGTGGAGGTTATGCTGGGAAAATAACTTGCAAGTGGCCGACCATGTCGAGCTCTCCGATTTCTTCCGAAAGACCTATGGACGAAACGGGGCCTTCGGCGCAAAGCCATTCGAAGGTAGCCGCAGTTGGGCCGGCGCAAGACCCGAACTCCGCCTTATTGCCAGCGACCCTGAGGGCGTAGCGGCACACATCGGCATACTGCGCCGCTTCATCAAGGTTGGCGACGTCGATGTTCTTGTGGCTGAGTTGGGCCTGTATGGCGTTCGTCAGGATCTTGAGAAGCTTGGAATCAGCTTTTCTATGCGCGCCGTATATCCCGTCCTGCAGCAGATGGGGGTTCCCTTCGGTTTCGGCACGGTTCGGCACGCCATGCGGAATCATGTTGAGAGGTACTGCAGAGAGGGCATAGCCACCATTGTGCCAGGCGTCCGGGTCCGTTCGAGCCGCGCAAATGTGCATCACGACCTGCCGTCCACGCGCCTGGATGACGTGCTCGTGTTGGTATCGCCAATTGGACGCTCGATGGACGAATGGCCTTCCGGCACGCTGATCGACCGCAACGGTCCGGAGCTGTGA
- a CDS encoding TIM barrel protein, translating into MRQVSPRFALQDMAAPSVDVSAIFAIARDQGLTDVQIRDHRFSNPVARAIPAAEVRSAATEAGVTIISMNALQRFDDWTATRRAEASKLADYAAACGAKTVVLVPVNHGSRASAGERHDGLRLALNALKPILQSRGLIGLIEPLGFRTCSLRSKREAVEAIAAVDGQTVFRLMHDTFHHTLAGETSLFGELTGLAHISGVNDPMFWIYPDRLPGGSDNASQIQALLDHGYAGPFSFELVEEVCTMDELAGALAASIAFIQRVLSTRKQLVEEVESEMDV; encoded by the coding sequence ATGCGCCAGGTATCTCCCCGCTTTGCGCTGCAAGACATGGCGGCGCCTTCTGTCGACGTCAGTGCCATTTTCGCAATTGCGCGTGATCAGGGCCTGACCGATGTTCAAATCCGTGACCATCGTTTCAGCAATCCTGTTGCACGCGCCATTCCGGCTGCTGAGGTCCGCTCGGCCGCTACCGAAGCCGGCGTCACGATAATTTCGATGAACGCTTTGCAGCGCTTCGACGACTGGACTGCCACCCGCCGGGCGGAGGCGAGCAAGCTGGCCGACTACGCTGCGGCCTGCGGGGCCAAGACGGTCGTGCTGGTGCCAGTCAACCACGGCTCGCGCGCCAGCGCTGGCGAGCGCCATGACGGTCTCCGCCTCGCTCTAAACGCGCTCAAGCCGATCCTCCAATCGCGCGGGCTTATCGGCCTGATTGAGCCGCTGGGCTTTCGAACCTGCTCGCTCCGATCAAAGAGGGAAGCGGTCGAGGCCATTGCCGCGGTTGACGGCCAGACCGTGTTTCGCCTGATGCACGATACGTTCCACCACACGCTCGCCGGCGAGACCTCCTTGTTTGGCGAGCTTACCGGACTCGCGCACATTTCAGGCGTGAACGACCCGATGTTCTGGATTTACCCGGATCGCCTTCCTGGAGGTTCTGACAATGCCAGTCAGATCCAGGCGCTGCTTGATCATGGTTATGCGGGACCCTTCTCGTTCGAACTGGTAGAGGAAGTGTGCACGATGGACGAGCTCGCTGGCGCGCTTGCCGCCAGTATTGCTTTCATCCAGCGCGTGCTGTCGACGCGAAAGCAGTTGGTCGAAGAGGTAGAAAGCGAAATGGACGTGTAA
- the nifA gene encoding nif-specific transcriptional activator NifA — MLNHDNNRQSEESAEQTPSCCPSLHDAKRDDVESATLPSRESELAGVVEIFTTALAAPSALDVTLTKVIDILRSFLPMRHGIISLFNSHGELEIFGAGSSESRRVPRKAIDQIMRAGTPLVTENIAFHSAFTAADTDVLGVSNNAAVSFIGVPIRVDADVVGTLTIDHVLGEDPRAWLDHNLYLLNQIANLVGQTVKFRRSLGGGRQQPMAQHDLQPKQNQPARQRNKIHIEGMIGDSLPFRDLIENIQVVAKLKIAVLLRGESGTGKEKVAKALHDLSPRAKRPFIKLNCAALSETVLESELFGHEKGAFTSAFNSRKGRFELADKGTLFLDEIGEISPSFQAKLLRVLQEQEFERVGGNQTVKVDVRIIAATNKNLEEAVARNEFREDLYYRINVFAVRVPALRERRSDIPLLAAEFLKNFNDENGVTMTLDPGAVEVLMNCDFPGNIRELQNCVYRTAVLAMGASIGRGDFACCQGQCFAAALHKVRSDSLALQSRPMLPAPGGAAITPAAAGTSPSVAVPPETTGEPPLSRIAHLNGTRTTGAEAVIAAMERCGWVQAKAARLLGLTPRQIGYTLRKYGIEIKRL, encoded by the coding sequence ATGCTAAATCATGACAACAATCGCCAATCTGAAGAAAGTGCTGAGCAGACGCCGTCATGCTGCCCATCGCTTCACGACGCCAAAAGGGACGATGTGGAATCCGCTACTCTGCCGTCACGTGAGAGCGAGCTTGCCGGCGTAGTGGAAATATTTACTACAGCACTTGCCGCCCCCTCCGCGCTCGATGTCACGTTGACAAAGGTCATAGATATTCTGCGATCGTTTCTGCCGATGCGGCACGGCATCATCTCTCTCTTCAACAGTCATGGCGAACTGGAAATCTTCGGCGCCGGCTCGAGCGAGAGCCGCCGTGTGCCGCGGAAGGCGATCGACCAGATTATGAGGGCGGGCACGCCCCTGGTCACCGAGAACATCGCCTTTCATTCGGCTTTCACCGCCGCCGACACGGACGTGCTCGGGGTCTCCAACAACGCAGCAGTGTCCTTCATCGGCGTTCCCATTCGCGTCGATGCGGATGTCGTGGGCACACTGACCATCGACCACGTACTGGGCGAAGACCCAAGAGCTTGGCTCGATCACAACCTCTATCTGCTCAACCAAATCGCTAACTTGGTAGGTCAGACAGTCAAGTTTCGTCGCTCCCTAGGGGGCGGTCGCCAGCAACCCATGGCCCAGCACGACCTGCAGCCAAAGCAGAACCAACCGGCGCGGCAGCGGAACAAGATTCACATCGAGGGGATGATTGGCGACAGTTTGCCGTTTCGCGATCTGATTGAGAATATCCAGGTCGTAGCCAAGCTCAAGATTGCGGTTCTGTTGCGAGGCGAGTCGGGTACCGGGAAGGAGAAGGTCGCCAAGGCCCTCCATGATTTGTCGCCGCGCGCCAAACGCCCCTTCATCAAGCTCAATTGCGCTGCGTTATCCGAGACAGTCCTGGAATCCGAATTGTTCGGTCACGAGAAGGGCGCTTTCACAAGCGCGTTCAACTCGCGCAAGGGGCGCTTTGAGCTCGCCGACAAAGGGACGCTGTTCCTGGACGAGATCGGCGAGATCTCGCCATCGTTCCAGGCAAAGCTCTTGCGTGTGCTGCAGGAGCAGGAGTTCGAGCGCGTCGGCGGCAACCAGACCGTCAAAGTCGATGTTCGGATCATCGCTGCCACGAACAAGAACCTGGAAGAGGCAGTTGCCAGAAATGAGTTCCGGGAGGACCTCTATTACCGCATCAATGTGTTTGCGGTGCGGGTGCCGGCGCTGCGCGAAAGGCGCAGTGATATTCCGCTCCTCGCAGCCGAGTTTCTCAAAAATTTCAATGATGAGAACGGCGTTACGATGACCCTCGATCCCGGTGCGGTTGAAGTGCTGATGAACTGTGATTTTCCCGGCAACATTCGCGAGCTCCAAAACTGCGTGTATCGGACAGCGGTTCTGGCGATGGGTGCATCGATAGGGAGAGGCGACTTTGCATGCTGCCAAGGCCAATGCTTCGCAGCGGCGCTGCATAAAGTCAGATCCGACAGCCTGGCGCTGCAATCGCGGCCGATGTTGCCGGCGCCAGGGGGTGCGGCCATAACGCCGGCTGCTGCCGGTACGTCTCCCTCCGTCGCAGTCCCGCCTGAGACCACAGGGGAGCCGCCACTGAGCAGGATAGCTCACTTGAACGGTACGAGAACGACCGGTGCTGAAGCTGTCATCGCGGCCATGGAAAGATGTGGCTGGGTCCAGGCAAAGGCGGCACGCCTGCTTGGACTGACGCCGCGCCAGATAGGCTACACGCTGAGGAAATACGGCATTGAGATCAAGCGTCTGTGA
- a CDS encoding acyl carrier protein, producing the protein MSDQLITEVIEIIRKRIESENAEGTTAASVGEITTATEVTSLGIDSLGLADVLWDLEQAYGIKIEMNSADAWSDLQTVGDMVEAIRGLLNKAA; encoded by the coding sequence ATGTCTGATCAACTTATAACGGAAGTCATTGAGATAATCAGGAAGCGCATCGAATCGGAGAACGCCGAGGGAACGACTGCAGCATCCGTCGGCGAAATAACCACTGCGACGGAAGTGACTTCGCTCGGGATCGATTCACTGGGGTTGGCGGACGTGCTCTGGGACCTCGAGCAGGCGTACGGCATCAAGATCGAGATGAACTCGGCCGATGCGTGGTCTGATCTCCAAACTGTCGGGGACATGGTGGAAGCCATCCGCGGCTTGCTCAACAAGGCGGCTTGA
- the fabG gene encoding 3-oxoacyl-[acyl-carrier-protein] reductase, giving the protein MFELTGRKALVTGASGGIGEAIARILHAQGAIVGLHGTRIEKLETLAAELGDRVKLFPANLSNRDEVKALGQKAEADLEGVDILVNNAGITKDGLFVRMSDTDWDTVMEVNLTAVFRLTRELTHPMMRRRHGRIINITSVSGITGNSGQTNYSASKAGMIGFSKSLAQEIATRNITVNCVAPGYIKSAMTDKLNDKQKEAIMAAIPTRRMGTSAEVASAVAYLASNEAAYVTGQTVHVNGGMAMI; this is encoded by the coding sequence ATGTTCGAACTGACCGGCCGCAAGGCGCTCGTCACCGGGGCATCGGGAGGCATCGGCGAGGCGATCGCCAGGATACTGCATGCGCAGGGCGCCATTGTTGGCCTGCATGGTACGCGCATCGAGAAGCTGGAGACGCTGGCCGCCGAGCTTGGGGACAGGGTCAAGCTGTTTCCGGCCAACCTTTCGAACCGCGACGAGGTCAAGGCGCTTGGCCAGAAGGCGGAGGCCGATCTCGAAGGGGTTGACATCCTGGTCAACAATGCCGGCATCACCAAGGACGGCCTGTTCGTGCGCATGTCGGACACAGACTGGGATACGGTGATGGAAGTGAACCTGACCGCAGTGTTCAGGCTGACCCGGGAACTGACCCACCCGATGATGCGCCGCCGCCATGGCCGCATCATCAACATCACTTCAGTTTCGGGTATCACCGGTAATTCGGGCCAGACCAACTACTCAGCTTCCAAGGCCGGCATGATCGGTTTCTCCAAATCGCTGGCGCAGGAGATCGCCACCCGCAACATCACGGTCAACTGCGTCGCCCCCGGTTACATCAAATCAGCGATGACCGACAAGCTCAACGACAAGCAGAAAGAGGCGATTATGGCAGCGATCCCGACCCGGCGCATGGGCACCAGCGCTGAAGTCGCGTCCGCGGTCGCCTACCTCGCCTCCAACGAAGCCGCCTACGTCACCGGCCAGACCGTCCACGTCAATGGCGGCATGGCCATGATCTGA